A portion of the SAR116 cluster alpha proteobacterium HIMB100 genome contains these proteins:
- a CDS encoding ribosomal protein L23 (PFAM: Ribosomal protein L23), whose amino-acid sequence MSIRPRKRVETKLSQIQAYDTIIRPLVTEKSTMGGEHGQVSFVVAMTATKPEIKAAVEMLFNVKVTAVNTSVLKGKTKMFKGRKGRRSDIKKAIVTLADGQAIDMMGA is encoded by the coding sequence ATGAGCATTCGCCCACGCAAGCGCGTAGAAACAAAGCTAAGCCAAATTCAGGCTTATGACACAATCATCCGCCCTCTGGTCACAGAAAAGTCCACTATGGGGGGTGAGCATGGCCAGGTGTCATTCGTTGTGGCGATGACCGCAACAAAACCGGAAATCAAGGCAGCCGTTGAAATGCTGTTTAACGTCAAAGTGACTGCCGTTAACACATCAGTGTTAAAGGGCAAGACGAAGATGTTCAAAGGTCGTAAAGGCCGCCGGAGCGATATAAAAAAGGCAATCGTCACATTGGCCGATGGTCAGGCGATTGACATGATGGGAGCTTAA
- a CDS encoding ribosomal protein L4 (PFAM: Ribosomal protein L4/L1 family~TIGRFAM: 50S ribosomal protein L4, bacterial/organelle) codes for MKVDVKTIDNRKKGDIELADSVFGIEPRADIVARVVKWQLAKRRAGTHKVKGRSEVSKTGAKMFRQKGTGRARAGNGSVSQFRGGGVVHGPVVRGYEHSLPKKIRKLGMRSVLSAKMAAGQLIILDEMSADAKTSSLKGKLEKLGATNALILGGETVDAGFGRAASNLPFVDVLPQQGANVYDMVRRDVLVLSRDAAAYLEERLK; via the coding sequence ATGAAGGTTGATGTGAAGACCATCGATAATCGCAAGAAGGGCGATATTGAGCTGGCTGATTCCGTTTTTGGTATTGAGCCGCGTGCAGATATTGTCGCTCGCGTTGTAAAGTGGCAGCTCGCCAAACGCAGAGCAGGTACGCACAAGGTCAAGGGCCGCAGTGAAGTGTCAAAGACTGGTGCGAAGATGTTTCGGCAGAAGGGAACAGGCCGTGCCCGTGCGGGTAACGGGTCAGTATCTCAGTTCCGGGGCGGCGGTGTTGTACATGGGCCGGTTGTTCGTGGCTATGAGCACAGCCTGCCAAAGAAAATCCGCAAGTTGGGGATGCGCTCTGTGCTGTCTGCAAAGATGGCCGCTGGGCAGCTGATTATTCTCGATGAAATGTCAGCTGATGCAAAGACCTCTTCTTTGAAGGGAAAGCTGGAGAAGCTGGGCGCAACAAACGCGCTTATTCTGGGCGGCGAGACCGTTGATGCCGGTTTTGGCCGTGCGGCTTCAAATCTGCCATTTGTTGATGTTCTGCCTCAGCAGGGGGCAAATGTTTATGATATGGTCCGCCGTGATGTGCTGGTGCTGTCACGTGATGCGGCCGCTTATCTTGAGGAGCGCCTAAAATGA